TTTCTAAAAGAGCCATGTAAAAACCGTCAAATCCAGATTCATGAGCTAGAATTTTTTGGTCTTTTATAAAGTTAAATTCTTTTCCTATATCCGTTGTTAAAAATTTAGCTACTTGCTCTTGATTTTCTGAGGGTAAAACAGAGCATGTTGCATATACCAGTTTTCCACCTGGTTTTACAATTTTAGAATAACTTTCTAAAACTTCTGCTTGTACCTTGCGGATATTGTCAATAAATTCAGGTTGTAATTTCCATTTCGCATCAGGATTTCTTTTAAGAACTCCTAATCCACTACAAGGGGCATCGATCAATACTCGATCTGCTCTTTGGTGTAATTTCTTGATCACTTTAGTAGTATCAATGATACGGTATTCAATATTGAAAGCACCATCGCGTTTTGCTCTAATTTTTAATTGCTTTAATTTACTTTCATATAAATCCATAGCAATCAATTGTCCTTTGTTTTCCATCAAAGCAGCAATATGCAATGTTTTTCCTCCTGCACCCGCACAAGTATCTACAACACGCATTCCTGGCTTAACATCAAGAAAAGCAGCAACAAGTTGTGAATTGGCATCTTGAACTTCAAAAAAGCCTTGTTTAAATGCATCAGTCATGAAAACATTAGCTCTTTCTTTTAATACTAAAGCATCTGGTTGGTCTTTAAGGACATCGGTATCAATGTCTAAATCCATTAAGATCGCTCTTAATTCTGTTTTAGTAGTTTTTAGAGTGTTTACTCTTAGAATAACTTTAGCAGGTTGATTTTGAGCTGTGATTTCTTTTGACCACACTTTTTCACCTAATTCTTTTACTCCCATTTCATCCATCCAGTCAGGAATAGATTCTTTAAGGGCTCTTACTTTTGATAATTCATCAAAACGACCTTTTATTTTTCTCTCAGGAGTTCCTTCCAGTTGACGCCAATCAGGAATTGGGTATCCTCTTAATACTGCCCATACTGAAAACATTCTCCAAATATTATCTCTGTCAAATGGCTCTTTTACTTCTGCAATTTCTGCATATAATCGTTTCCATCGAACTACTTCGTAGATCGTTTCAGCAACAAATTTTCTATCTGAGCTTCCCCAACGTTTGTCTTTTTTTAAGGCTCTGGCAACTACTTTATCCGCATATTCTCCTTCGTTAAATATTGCATTTAAGGAATCTATAGTAGTGTAAACTAAATTTCTGTGTAATCTCATTTTTATTAATTGAGGTGCAAAGGTAGTATTAATTGATCGAAAGTTAAATTTTAAATAATGAATGTTGATTTTATATTTTAAACAGCAAAAAAAACACTGTTTAAAGACAGTGTTTTTTAAAATTCAATATAAATTGATCTTATTTAACTCGAGTTAACCCGATGTTTTCTGGAGCATGAAGCACCATTGGGAATTTTTCTATTTTAACGGAGCTACTGTCTAGTCCAAAAGCACTTTCTTCAGATAGACTTAGTTTTTTGATTAAGAAATAAGAATTCATAATCAATTTTTCATGCCATAATAAATCACTGTCATTTGAAAGGAATTTTTCAGATAATACAAATTTGAAATCCCCGATAATGTTATTCTTATTTAAAGATTCATATCTACTAGTGATATCTACTTCTCCTTTTTTAACCATATCCTTAATTACTTCCTTGAACATAAGGCTGATTTTAGTAGGTTCTCTAAATCCTAAATTAAAATCTACACGGTATAAATCATCTTTAATAATTTCGCTTACTTTGTATTCTGTTTTATAAGGCTCTGTCAAGATGTTTACATGGACAAACCAATAGATATCAGCTCTTTTTGGTCTTTTTTGCAAAATAGAATACATCACTTTTTCTTCAATCTCATCCACACGATTTGCATTAGTCATATACACTAAGTGTGTTGCATATTTTGGAATGGATAAATCAGCGCTTAATTCCTTCAACACTTTTTTGTAATCATCTATTTTTACAATTTTAGTGTAGTTTTTATTAATTTTTTTAGCCAAGTACCAAATGGTCATAATTGAAATCAGTACCATAGCAATGATTAAAGTTACATAGCCACCTTCAGAAAACTTTGTTATGTTTGCTGCTAAAAAGCTTAATTCAATTAATAGATAGATGGTTATCAATGGTACTATAAAATATAATTTTACTCTTTTCATAATTAAATAGAAATTAAGTAAAATAGTAGTCATAATCATACATAAAATTATCGCTAATCCATAAGCATGCTCCATATTGCTGGACTCTTCAAAATGCAAAACTATTCCAACACAACCAAAAAACAACAACCAGTTTATAGAAGGGATATACAGTTGACCTTTTAATTCAGTAGGATACTTTATTTTTACTTTTGGCCAAAAATTCAATCTCATCGCTTCATTTATTAAAGTAAATGAACCGCTAATAAGGGCCTGAGAAGCAATAACAGCTGCTAATGTTGCAATTACAATTCCAATAGGTTGAAACCAATCGGCCATGATAAGATAAAATGGATTTCCATTAGATCCTCCTAGACTTTGTAATGTTTGTCCTTCATGGTGAATGAGATAAGCTGCTTGTCCAAAATAGTTAAGTACTAAAGTTGTTTTCACAAAAATCCAACTTATTCGGATATTTTTTCGTCCACAGTGGCCCATATCTGAATAAAGTGCTTCAGCTCCTGTGGTACATAGGAATACAAACCCCAAAACAAAAAATCCGTCTGGATGAATGGATAGTAAATGATATGCATAGTAGGGATTAAAAGCTTTGAATACTTCAGGGTGTTTCGTAATTTGGATTAATCCAAGAATTCCAAGCATGCTGAACCAAATAAGCATCATAGGGGCAAAAAACTTTCCTACTAATTTGGTACCGAATTGCTGAATAGTGAAAAGGACAAATAAAATTCCGATTACAATTGGTATGGTGTTTATTTCTGGATAGTACGTTCTAATACCTTCTACAGCAGAAGAAACAGAAATGGGCGGGGTAATTATTCCATCAGCCAGTAGTGCGCTTCCACCGATAATAGCGGGGACTATGAGCCATTGTATTTTGGTTTTTTTGACTAAAGCATATAAAGCAAAAATTCCTCCCTCACCATGATTGTCTGCGCTTAATGTAATAATTACATATTTTATCGTCGTTTGTAATGTCAGGGTCCAAAAAACACATGATATGCCTCCTAAAACTACATCTGCATTAATAATATGATCTCCAAGAATGGCTTTCATTACATATAACGGGGAGGTCCCAATATCGCCATATATAATACCTAATGTAATTAATAAACCTCCTAAAGTTAATTTTGAATGTAAATTTTTATGCGAAGTGCTCATGTATTATTTTTAAAAAACACGACAAATTTACTCTTTTTAAATAAATTAGGGCTTTTTTTTTCGAAAAAGACATAAAAAAACACGGTGTTAAAGCACCGTGTTTATAATTTTGAAGAAGTGTTCTTTTTAAGACCTTCTATTGTTTCCTCTTGAAGAATTGTCTCTTTGTGATTCTGTTCTTTGTGGAGCTGATTGTCTTGAAGAATTCCCTCTGTTTTGAGAAAAATCCCTTTGGGGTGCGGCTTCTCTTGAACTATTACCTCTCGAAGAATTGTCTCTTTGCGGTGCTGTTCTTTGCGGAGCAGATTCTCTTGAAGAATTGTCCCTTTGTGGCACTGTTCTTTGCGGAGCAGATTCTCTTGAAGAGTTGTCTCTTTGGGGTGCGGTTCTTTGTGGAGTTGCTTCACTAGAACTATTTCCTCTTGATGAATTATCTCTTTGTGGCGCTGTTCTTTGTGGAGTAGCTTCCCTTGAAGTGTTTCCTCTGTTTTGTGAATAATCTCTTTGTGGAGTAGTTTCTCTAGTGCTATTTCCTCTTGATGAATTATCTCTTTGAGTTTCTGTTCTTCTTTGTGGACTAGCATCTCTTGAAATGTTTCCTCTGTTTTGAGAATAGTCTCTATCTGTATTTGTTCTTCTACCGGAGTTTTCTCTAGATGAAGTAGTACTATTTCTAGAACTGGTATTTCTAGTTCCTCTTCTTTGATCTAGTTCATAACGATTCGTCACATTTGAATTTCTTCTATTAAAAGCATAGTCAGGATGTTGTCTTTCATATCCGTTTGAACGTCTTGAGCTATATAATACAGCAGCTTGATTACTTCTTCTATAGTTTACGTAGTTATAGTTATTATTGAAGTTTAATGAAATTTGAATATTGTTTCTATATCTGTATACTGGATATGGATTCCATGCATAATAATAAGAAGGATAAAAATTCCAATACCAATTTGATACATAAGGACGGTAGTTGTAGGACCAAAAAGAAGCATATATTGTTGGCGTGCTATAATATACTGGTTCGTAAATGTAATTTGGACCATACATGTATTCATTTCCTACAACTTGTAAATGCACATTGTTGTATCTGTCTTTTTCTACTTCAATTGTAGCTACATCTTGATAAACATCACGATCAAGTACTGATTGAATGATTACAACGTGAGTTCTACCTTCTACGGTTTCAATGACACGCAAGTAATCAACTTCGTTATCATTATTTAAATCTAAATTTGAAATTTGAAGCTCAGGATCATTTAACTGTCTCTCAAAATCTTGAAGATCTCTTGAGTCACCAAAAATATCGGCAACAGCTCTCAAATCTAAATTATCGCTAATTTCATTATTCATGGCATTAACTCGCGCTCTATTTTGAGCTTGCATTTGCATTGCAAATAGGGAAGTTAATAGGGTTACTATTAGTATTTTAGTTTTCATAACAAGTTTATTTAAGTATTATTTTTTTAATTATTCAATTACTGTGCCAATAAAATTTTAGTGCAATTGCTATTCCTATAATTAATTGTATTTTAGCTTTTATATAATTCGATTATAATGAGAAATGTGTTTTTTATTTTTACAATGTTTTTATTATTAAATTCTTGTAAAACAGTAGGTTATGATATAGAAAGTAAGGATAAGACTATTTATACTTCCATAAAGATTGATACTTTATTTCAAGACAATATCAGTATTCGATCCGTAATTATTGATGCAAATAAAATTTGGTATTCCGCTAATAATTCCAGATTTGGTTTCTATGATTTGAAGAAAAAAGCAAAGTTTGAAAAGAAGATTGCCAACGATTCTTTAATGTTAGAATTTAGGAGTGGAGCCCAAACTCAAAAAAACATATTTTTATTGACGGTTTCTAATCCCGCTTTGCTTTATAAAGTATCAAAAACGGAATTAAAAACAACATTAGTTTATCAGGAGAACCACAAAAAAGTATTTTACGATAGTATGCAGTTTTGGAATAACCAAGAAGGAATTGCTATAGGAGATCCTATTGATGACTGTCTTTCCATAATTATAACTAGAGATGGTGGTAATACTTGGAGTAAGTTAAACTGTAATCAACTCCCTAATGTGGCGGAAGGAGAGGCTGCTTTTGCTGCTAGTAATACTAATATTGTTATTAAGGGAAATGCTACTTGGATAGTGACTGGTGGTAAAAAGGCAAGAGTTTTATTCTCTAATGACAAAGGGTTAAGTTGGAAAATTTATGAAACACCTATTGTACAAGGGAAGGCAATGGCTGGAATTTTTACTGCAGATTTTTACGATAGTAAGAATGGTTTTATTTCAGGAGGGGATTATGAGTCTCTGAATCAAAATTATGGAAATAAATCAAGAACATCTGACGGAGGTAAAACATGGAATTTAGTAGCTGAAAACCAAGGTTTTGGTTATGCTTCTTGCATTCAGTATGTACCACATAGCAAAGGGAAATCATTGGTGAGCGTTGGTGCATCAGGAATTTATTACTCCTATGATAGTGGAAATTCATGGAAACAACTAGCATCTGATCCATCGTTATTTACTATTCGATTTATCGATAACCATACGGCAATTGCAGCTGGAAAAGATAAGATGATCCGAATTAAATTTATAAAAAAAACCTAAACAGTAATGTTTAGGGTTTTAAATAAAGTAGTAAATTATTAATTTCTATTACCTCTATCTCTATATTGGTGTAGCAGTTTTCTATTAAAATTCTCTTCTGATTTTCGAAGTTTTAGAATCTTAACTGCTGGAAGAATCTCTTTTAAATCTCTAACAAATTTTTTGCGTAATAGATATAATTCTTCATCAGTGCCCTCCATTTTGTTTAATAAATTTAAGGCTTCTTTTTCGCTGATCTTATCTAAAGCTGCATCATTAATTTGATGCATATAGGATTTCATTTTTTGATGTCTTATTTCAAATTGGGCGTCATCATAGGTGTTGTAAACAGGCCAGAATTTTTGAGCTTCTTTGGTCGTTAAATCTAGTTCAGTAGTTAGAAAAGCTACTTTTAAGGCTTTTATTTGCTCTTTTTTTTCTTTCATATCTGCACTTTGAGCATAAAAGTGAAATGAAGTAAAGAGTAGGAGTATTGGGAGGATTTTTTTAAAGTTCATTTTTTTTAATTTTATATTATAATTTGCATTTTATTGTAGCATTTCAAGCTACTCAATTATAAAATGTTCTAAGTTAGCATTATCAACAAGAATGTCTTCTATGGTTTTTTCTTCTAATGCGACTGGAGCATCTATTTTATCAATATCTTTTGCATCCAATATATTTATTAGATCATATTGATTAACATTTGTTTGGTAGCTTAAGTAATTTTCTAACGTTGTTTCATCTAGCTCTGTCATCGTATTTACTTGTGTTGTATTTAGTATCGGAATCATTAAAGCAATTACAAATAAAGCCGCAACCAACATAAAAATAGTATTTCGTCTTTTGAAAAAAGGAATTACTTTTGGTTCATTATGTGGTAATTTCAGTAATAATTCAGCTGAAAATTTTTCAAAGTAATGGTCTGGAGTTTTAAAACCCGTTTCAATCTTAGTACTATTTTCTAATTTAAATTCTTTCATGATATACGTTAGACTTAATTTAATTCAAAAGGTTTAATTGCTTTTTACAAAGGATTCAATTTTCTTAACTGCATGATGATATGATGCTTTTAATGCTCCCACTGAGGTGCCTATTATTTCTGATATTTCTTCGTATTTTAGTTCTTCAAAATATTTCATTTTAAATACTAATTGTTGCTTTTCGGGAAGGGTAGCTATCGCTTTTTGTAATTTTATCTGAATTTCATCGCCATCAAAATAGACATCTGCTTGTAAATTGTCAATGACTTTATTTTGTAACGCTTCGGATGTGATTCCGTTTTTTTTAGCCTTTTGATTTAGAAAAGTGAGAGCCTCATTAGTTGCAATTCGGTAGATCCATGAAAATAGTTTGCTATCTCCTTTAAAGTTTTTTAAATTTTTGAAAACTTTTATAAATGTATTTTGCAAAACATCATCCGTATCATCATGGTTTAAAACGATATTTCTGATATGGTTATAAAGTGGTTTTTGGTATGTTAACAAGAGTTTTTGAAATGCTTCATTTTGCATTTTTGGGTTTAATAACTGTTGTATAAATTCCTGTTCTTCGGGCAAAATAACTATTTATAGTATTAGAATAGAATTTAGCCAAAAGGTTTAATCCATTTCTTTAAAAAAATTAAAATTCAGATTTTTCTTCTTCTTTAGTTTTTAGAACAGGTACCTTTTTTGGTTCTGTATTTTTAACTGCAGGTTTATTGATTTTTACCGGTTCTACAGTATTATTAGATACAGCTGTTGTAGTTTCATCTGGAGTAGAATTTACTGGTGCTTGGTAATACGTTTTTTTAGGTTCTTCTTTAGGGATAAATGGAATGTAAATTTCTGTAATCCATTTTGAAGGATTTTTAATCTCCGTTTTATTGATAGTATAAATTTCGATATGCGAAATTGCTGGATTTGGGGTAAGTTGGTTTTTATTTAGAAATTCAACTGCTTTATCATATCCTTTTTTAACATGCGATATATCACCAGTTAATGTCGTTTTTACTGCATCAAAAGGGTCCAGTTTTCCGGATACAATATCGCTTCCTTGACTTATAAATATTTCTTTTTTAATGGGAACACAAATCGATATTTTTGTCAACTGGCTTACTAAATCATAAGTATGGTAAATTATAAAAGGCTTGCCATTCACGGGGATATCATTTTGCTCACAAAAAGCAATTATTTTAGGGATTACAATTTTAAAATTTTTATTCACTTTAGCGATTTCACTTGTGAAACTTTGACTCAAATAAAATAGTTCTGGTTTTTTTGTTAATCCATCGACTTTTATCGAAAAAGTATTTATTTCATAGTCAAGTGCTTTGTCTAAGTTTACTAGACTTTTTTCATACATGGTGCCTATAACTTTATCAATTCCTCCGTTTAAGGCGGTGTATATTTTGAAAAGGAAACTCATTTTTCCTTCACTTTTCCAAGTTACTTTAGTTCCACCTATAGTATCTTTAAAATTCCAATAAATAGAAGATTTGGTTCCGTTAAAGTCCATTTTTTGAAAAATACTGTCATTTTCTTTTGCATAAAGCGTTTGCATGGACCCATTTCCATCTTTTCCTTCCCATGTATACGAAGCACCATTACCAATTGTATTTTGAGGATACTGTAGTTTCATTTCTGGATCTTCGGCAATCCATGAACCAAAATCAGCCCAGTTTCTATAATCATTTACATAAGTAAACACAGCCGCTTTTGGAGCATTAATAATTTTACTCCTTTCAACAGAAAAATCACCTTTTTGGGTGGCAATAAAAATCGACAATGCTACAAAACTAAGTAATAGTAAAAGAAATATATATTTTAAAATCCTCATAATAAATTGATTGTTTTCTGATGTAAAGTTAGATATTTTATTAATATGCTATACTAATTATGAATATATTATACTATGTCCTATTTTATTTATTTAAATAGGAGGCAAAATTACGAATAATTGTAATTTGTTACTTAAATCTTACAAGTATTTATATTGCTATAAAAATACTTGGAAATTTTGCTTTCAATTTGAAAACAAAAAATGCCTGCAAATTAGCAAGCATTTTTTATATTTCTTAAAAAAGATATTATCGTTTGAAAAATACTTTTATAGCAAATAAAATTCCAATAAAAATTAGAAAACCAATTAAGATTTTATAATTTCCTTTGTAATATACTTTATGCAACTTTAAATCTTTTCTATACGCATAGATCATTGCAATAACAAAAGCAACAAAAAATAGGCCTGCAAATACTAATTGTCCTTGACTAAACATAGTTTAAATTATTTTGGACAAAAATAGTTAATTGTTTAAGAATTGTTACTAATTTGCCTTTTCATTTGTAAAATAAAAATCATGCAGAAACAAATTGATTCAGTTAAGGAATTTCATACAGCATTTAAAATTGGACATAGTGAATTACCAATTGCCGATTTGGGTGAAGTGAAAAATACACTTCGCTATCATTTAATGAAAGAAGAGAATGAAGAATACTTAGAAGCAGTTCAAAATAATGATTTAGTAGAAATTGCTGATGCTTTGGGAGATATGATGTATATCCTTTGCGGAACTATTATTGAGCATGGATTACAACACAAGATTGAAGCCGTTTTTGATGAAATTCAACGTTCTAATATGAGTAAATTAGGAGAAGATGGAAACCCTATTTATCGTGAGGACGGAAAAGTGATGAAGGGACCAAATTATTTTAAACCAGATTTTTCAAAAATTCTGGGTAAGTAATAGTAAAGTTATTCCAGTTTAGAAGTTCAATTCTACTTATTAGAATTTAAAATAGAAAAAAAGCGCTTTTCAATTAATGAAAAGCGCTTTTTTAGTGCTATGGTTTTGGTTTTATACTTTAACGGTCCAACCAAATGTGTCTTCAGCTAATTTGTGCTGAATGTTAGTTAATTTATCCTTCAGTTGAGAAGCATATGAATTTTCTATTTTAGGCAATTCATAATATTCATCACGATATGAAAACCCGATGATTGGGTTTACAACTGCTGCAGTTCCAGCGCCAAATATTTCTTTTAAAGTACCATTTTTTGAAGCTTCAACAAGTTCCGAAACAAGAACAGGACGTACATCAACTGTAATACCTTCTTTTTGTGCTAAATCGATAAGACTTTTTCTAGTGATACCATCAAGAATTCTTTCGCTTATAGGAGCAGTAAGTAAAGTGTCATTTATTCTAAAAAACACATTCATTGTTCCTGCTTCTTCCAGTTTAGTATGTGTTGCATCATCTGTCCAGATTACCTGTTGGAAACCCTCTTTATTAGCTAAACTTGTTGGGTAAAATTGGGCAGCATAATTACCAGCAGCTTTAGCAGCACCAATACCACCATTAGCAGCTCTACTGAAATGTTCAGCAATAAGTACTTTTACTTCTCCTGAATAATATGATTTAGCAGGAGATAAAATAATCATAAACTTATAATCATCAGATGGGTTTGCAATTACCCCTTCTCCTGTGGCAATCATAAATGGTCTGATGTATAATGTATTTCCTTTTCCGGATTTTATCCAAGCTTTATCTAATTTCAATAATTCGTTAAGACCATCCATGAAAACTTCTTCTGGAACTTCTGGCATTGCCATTCTTGAAGCAGAGTGATTGAAACGGTTGTAATTTTCATCAGGTCTAAAAAGCCAAATGGCATCATTATCATCTTTGTACGCTTTCATACCTTCAAAAATAGCCTGACCATAATGGAAGACTCTTGCAGAAGGATCTAGTAAAAAAGGAGCATAAGGCTTAATTACAGGTTTTTGCCATTCTCCATTTTTAAAATCACATTCTAGTAAATGATCCGTGAATACAGATCCAAAGCTTAAATTTTCAAAATCTACTTCGTTTATTTTTGAAGTTTGTGCTTTAATTATTTCAATTTTGTTAGTTTGAGTGGTACTCATAATTATGTTTTTATTTTATTATATTTTTGAATGCAAATTATTAATTGAGTTAAAAGAATCAATTAATCGTAGTTTCAACTTTATTTGATGCAAAATTAAATAAAAATCAATTAATTACTTGCTAAAATAACATTAATTGTCGCTTTTAATTGTGATTTATTTATTTATAAAAAAACCGAAATAAAAAGCTCCTATTTCTATTAATTATGTAACAAACAGTAGCGTTTATAAACTAACTTTCTTAGTTTTTGATTAATTTTGGCAAAAGTAAATCACATAAATTATTTAATAATATCAAAAACAATATTTTGAATAGAGAAATTATAAAAACTTTAGATGGTTCTACTACCATACACATAAAAGAATGGGATGAATGTTATCATTCAAAGCATGGAGCAATTCAAGAAGCGCAACATGTTTTTATAAAAAATGGTCTTTCGTTGTTTCAAAATAATAATGTATCAATTTTAGAAATTGGTTTTGGAACAGGTCTTAATGCTTTCATTACTTTTTTGGAAAGTAAAAAAATGAATCAAACAATTGACTATGTTGGAGTAGAAGGGTATCCAATATCTTCTGAGGAGTTACTTTCTATGAATTATGTAGAGGAGCTTAATGCCAGTTTAGATAAGTCTGTTTTTGAAAAAATGCATCAGAGTAAATGGGAAGAAAAAACGGTTTTAGATACCCATTTTTCGTTAGTTAAAAGGCAACAATTTTTTACGGATATAGAGGATCAAGACAAATATGATTTAATTTATTTTGATGCTTTTGGATATAGGGTGCAGCCCGAATTATGGAGTACAGCTGTTTTTAAAAAAATGTATGATGCTCTTAAAAATAATGGTGTTTTAGTTACTTATGCGGCTCGAGGAGTTGTAAAAAGGAGTATGATTGAAGTAGGTTTCACTGTTGAAAAACTGGAAGGACCCCCTGGAAAAAGAGAAATGTTTCGTGCTAGAAAGTCAGAATAAGAATATTTTAATAAATTAACATAAATTTTAAACATGAAATAATATTCAAAAATATACGTTAATATTAAAAGTTATATTTATAAAAAATGTACTTTTACAATAAGTTAAATAATAATCTAACCTAAAATTCTTAATTAATTATGTCGAAAATCATGTTTGATTACACAAAATCAATATTAGAAAGAGTAAGTTTTGATCCAATGCTTTTTTGCAAAGAATTAGAAAAAGCAATTAAAACATTGTTACCATACGAAATGGAGCAATTGCGAGAATGGTTATTTAATTTTATAATAGAAAAACCGGAACTAAAACAATGTTTACTAATCGTAAACCAATAAATAGTAAAAAGGAGCCTAATAGGCTCCTTTTTTTATGGTTTTAGTTTTTATTATTTTATTTAATTTGTTTGTTATTTTTTTCACATTGTAAGTTTTTTAATAAAAATAAATGACAATTATGTATTTAGACGATGTTTAATGTATTTTGTCGTTATTTTTGGTTTAATTCAATTTCGTATTCTTTATATTTACAGTATGTTTATTTGATAACTTTATAAATCTTATTTGTTATGTCTAGAATGATTTACGATTACACAAAAGAGGTACTTGAAAGAGTAAGTTTCAATACAGAGCTATTCATCAAAGAGCTTAAAAAAGCGGTTAGAAACTTATTGCCTTATGAAATAGAGCATTTAAAGAAATGGCTAGATTTTTTCACTTTTGAAAAACCAGAATTACAAAAATGTTTGTTTATAGTAAATGAATAAAAAAAAGGAATCCATTTTAATGGATTCCTTTTTTTAGTTTTTGAAATAAGTAAATGTTTTGAAGTAGCTATGATTTTATCCAAACATAGTGCACTTTGGCCTGTCTTTTGTATTAAAGGAAGTATAGATTTTTTTATCAAATGAAATCAGTCACTCTTTAAACAATTTACCATGTCTAGATTAATCTACTTTTATACTAAAGATTCTCTTGAAAAAGTCAGCCTAAACCCTGATTTGTTTACTAAAGAATTAAAAAAGGCGTTAAAAAATTTATTGCCTTATGAAATGGAACATTTAAGAAACTGGCTTAAGTTTTATACGAATATGAAGCCAGAATTGATAAAATGCGTTGCTATAGTTTGCGAATAAAAGGGGTTACTATTGTCTATTTCTTTTGAATTGGACTAATAATTTCAACATTTTGAAAAACAATTGCCCCTTTTATTACTCCTGCAATGGTGCTTCTTAATGCATCAATTATTTGAATTTTTAATTCGCTTTTTGGATATATTAAACTCACTTCGCGTGCCGGCTTTGGTTCTTTAAATTGGCGGAGTTTTATTTTATCTGAATCTTTTAGATCTAATGTATGCAAATAGGGAAGTAGTGTTGTTCCTAAACCTTCATCCGCTAATTTTATCAAGGTCTCAAAACTCCCACTTTCAATTTGGAAATGATTGAATTCATTTTTAGCGGTATGTTTACATAAATTTAATATTCCTTCTCTAAAACAATGCCCGTCTTGCAATAACAATATTTCGTCTAAATTTAAATCTGAAACTTCAATTTCTTCTTTTTGAAAATGGTGATGACTTTCAGGAATGTAAGCGACAAATGGTTCAAAGTATAAAACAATTTCTTTGATTTTTTCTTCCATTAATGGAGTCGCTGCAATAGCCGCATCTAGATGGCCATTATTTAGTTTGGTAATTATTTCCTCCGTATTAAGCTCTTCTATAATAAGTTTTACTTTTGGATATTTTTTTATAAAATTGTTTAAAAACATAGGTAGTAAAGTGGGCATTATCGTTGGGATGATTCCCAATCTAAATTCCCCGCCAATAAATCCTTTTTGTTGTTCTACAATGTCCTGAATTCGATCGGCTTCATTAACAATGTTTTTAGCTTGATTGACAATTTTTTGTCCAATATCAGTAAGCTGAATTGGTTTTTTTGTTCTATCAAAGATCTGAATACTTAATTCTTCTTCTATTTTTTGGATTTGCATACTCAAAGTAGGTTGGGTAACAAAACATTTTTCAGCAGCCAAAGTAAAATT
The Flavobacterium sp. WC2421 genome window above contains:
- a CDS encoding SRPBCC family protein, encoding MRILKYIFLLLLLSFVALSIFIATQKGDFSVERSKIINAPKAAVFTYVNDYRNWADFGSWIAEDPEMKLQYPQNTIGNGASYTWEGKDGNGSMQTLYAKENDSIFQKMDFNGTKSSIYWNFKDTIGGTKVTWKSEGKMSFLFKIYTALNGGIDKVIGTMYEKSLVNLDKALDYEINTFSIKVDGLTKKPELFYLSQSFTSEIAKVNKNFKIVIPKIIAFCEQNDIPVNGKPFIIYHTYDLVSQLTKISICVPIKKEIFISQGSDIVSGKLDPFDAVKTTLTGDISHVKKGYDKAVEFLNKNQLTPNPAISHIEIYTINKTEIKNPSKWITEIYIPFIPKEEPKKTYYQAPVNSTPDETTTAVSNNTVEPVKINKPAVKNTEPKKVPVLKTKEEEKSEF
- a CDS encoding branched-chain amino acid aminotransferase, which encodes MSTTQTNKIEIIKAQTSKINEVDFENLSFGSVFTDHLLECDFKNGEWQKPVIKPYAPFLLDPSARVFHYGQAIFEGMKAYKDDNDAIWLFRPDENYNRFNHSASRMAMPEVPEEVFMDGLNELLKLDKAWIKSGKGNTLYIRPFMIATGEGVIANPSDDYKFMIILSPAKSYYSGEVKVLIAEHFSRAANGGIGAAKAAGNYAAQFYPTSLANKEGFQQVIWTDDATHTKLEEAGTMNVFFRINDTLLTAPISERILDGITRKSLIDLAQKEGITVDVRPVLVSELVEASKNGTLKEIFGAGTAAVVNPIIGFSYRDEYYELPKIENSYASQLKDKLTNIQHKLAEDTFGWTVKV
- the mnmD gene encoding tRNA (5-methylaminomethyl-2-thiouridine)(34)-methyltransferase MnmD; its protein translation is MNREIIKTLDGSTTIHIKEWDECYHSKHGAIQEAQHVFIKNGLSLFQNNNVSILEIGFGTGLNAFITFLESKKMNQTIDYVGVEGYPISSEELLSMNYVEELNASLDKSVFEKMHQSKWEEKTVLDTHFSLVKRQQFFTDIEDQDKYDLIYFDAFGYRVQPELWSTAVFKKMYDALKNNGVLVTYAARGVVKRSMIEVGFTVEKLEGPPGKREMFRARKSE
- a CDS encoding LysR substrate-binding domain-containing protein, yielding MTITQLKYVLAVAEHKNFTLAAEKCFVTQPTLSMQIQKIEEELSIQIFDRTKKPIQLTDIGQKIVNQAKNIVNEADRIQDIVEQQKGFIGGEFRLGIIPTIMPTLLPMFLNNFIKKYPKVKLIIEELNTEEIITKLNNGHLDAAIAATPLMEEKIKEIVLYFEPFVAYIPESHHHFQKEEIEVSDLNLDEILLLQDGHCFREGILNLCKHTAKNEFNHFQIESGSFETLIKLADEGLGTTLLPYLHTLDLKDSDKIKLRQFKEPKPAREVSLIYPKSELKIQIIDALRSTIAGVIKGAIVFQNVEIISPIQKK